From Piscinibacter gummiphilus:
ACTGACCCCGGTCATGAGCTTCGCGCCCGAGCTGCTGCTTCGGGCGCAGGCCGTGCGCGCGGCGATCTTCGACGTCGACGGCGTGCTCACCGACGGCCGCATCTACATCAGCGAGCGCGGCGAGGAGTTCAAGGCCTTCAGCACGCTCGACGGCCACGGCCTGAAGCTGCTGGCGCAAGGCGGCATCACGCCCATCGTCATCACCGGCCGTGATTCGCCGGCGGTGCGCCGCCGGGTGGCCGACCTCGGGATCGCCCATGCCGTCTATGGGGCACACGACAAACTCG
This genomic window contains:
- a CDS encoding KdsC family phosphatase encodes the protein MQPLTPVMSFAPELLLRAQAVRAAIFDVDGVLTDGRIYISERGEEFKAFSTLDGHGLKLLAQGGITPIVITGRDSPAVRRRVADLGIAHAVYGAHDKLAAAHGILQQLSLDWPALAAMGDDWPDLPLMTRAGFACAPANGHAEVRAIAHHVTGAAGGHGAAREFCDLLLMAANRYAALLHGHLVTLDAAG